In one window of Poriferisphaera corsica DNA:
- the pheT gene encoding phenylalanine--tRNA ligase subunit beta translates to MKISLEWINAYLDRPAEKQEVVDVMTGVGFPEDGMEELADGDLMIDLEVTSNRSDCLSVVGLARELAAATGRKLMKPRIKLPKATAGEVSKLTSVSNEAHDLCPVYTARVIKGVKVGPSPQWIVKRLEAVGLRCINNVVDITNYVMLEMGQPLHAFDMKLLKEERIVVRRAKQGEKFVAIDDTKHELQDWMLVIGDAGRAVAVGGVMGGLESEVGDKTVDVLLEAGSFDALNVRKTSRKLKLSSDASFRYERGVDLKGLERASQRAAQLIIELAGGELAEGVIRAGDDEPSEHQVKMRVSRCNALLGTDLSADKMCDMLGNLELQPKLDGDTITCTIPTFRLDLHREVDLIEEVARHYGMDHIDVNDKIQIIIKPTQNKVKAKKTLGDTLVAHGYHETITYSYVTEKKGRLFLSDGEDALLLNEDMRKAEPMLRPSVVPSLLNSRKINQDLGNSGVKFFETASVWHKRGDAIQEKQTLTMMADAVDKSAALREMRGTIEEAIETLGGVSARETIMFEPCDGGKRYEVAATVKLGDKAIGEVGVLSGKIAKDGFDLQTDVVCSEIEVDAMIGLYPPVRNVGNLSRVPAIERDLSVVVTENVSWAAIEKVVLDSKPELLEDVQFIEVYRGKPIAKGSKSVSFRMLFRDPAKTLRHEQVDPQMELIMNKLANELKAEVRGS, encoded by the coding sequence ATGAAGATTAGTCTCGAGTGGATAAATGCGTATCTGGATCGTCCGGCTGAGAAGCAGGAAGTTGTCGATGTCATGACTGGGGTCGGCTTCCCGGAAGACGGCATGGAGGAACTTGCGGATGGCGATCTGATGATCGATCTGGAAGTAACAAGCAACCGAAGTGACTGCCTGAGCGTGGTTGGTTTGGCGCGGGAGTTGGCAGCGGCGACAGGCCGCAAGCTGATGAAACCTCGGATTAAGCTGCCTAAGGCCACAGCGGGGGAAGTGAGTAAACTTACGAGTGTGAGCAATGAGGCTCACGATCTTTGTCCGGTCTACACGGCGAGAGTGATCAAAGGCGTCAAAGTTGGGCCGAGCCCGCAGTGGATTGTGAAACGGCTTGAAGCTGTAGGACTACGATGCATCAATAATGTGGTAGATATCACCAATTATGTGATGCTCGAGATGGGACAACCTTTGCATGCATTTGACATGAAGCTGCTAAAGGAAGAGCGGATTGTTGTGCGTCGTGCGAAGCAAGGCGAGAAATTTGTTGCGATTGATGACACGAAACATGAATTGCAAGATTGGATGTTGGTGATTGGTGATGCTGGCAGAGCAGTCGCAGTTGGTGGCGTCATGGGCGGCTTGGAGAGTGAGGTTGGAGATAAGACAGTCGATGTGCTTCTTGAGGCTGGATCGTTTGATGCTTTGAATGTGCGAAAGACAAGCCGCAAGCTGAAACTGAGTAGTGACGCGAGTTTCAGGTATGAGCGAGGTGTTGATCTCAAGGGTCTTGAACGTGCGAGTCAACGAGCGGCGCAGTTGATCATTGAATTAGCTGGCGGAGAGTTGGCTGAAGGGGTGATTCGCGCAGGTGATGATGAGCCATCTGAGCATCAGGTGAAAATGCGCGTTTCAAGATGCAACGCGCTGCTGGGCACTGATCTAAGCGCTGATAAGATGTGCGACATGCTGGGGAATCTTGAGCTTCAACCGAAGCTAGATGGTGATACGATCACATGTACAATCCCCACATTCCGCTTAGATCTGCATCGTGAAGTTGATCTGATTGAAGAGGTGGCGCGTCATTATGGGATGGATCATATTGATGTGAATGACAAGATCCAGATCATCATCAAGCCAACTCAAAACAAGGTGAAGGCAAAGAAAACGTTAGGTGATACGCTTGTAGCACATGGGTATCACGAAACGATCACTTATAGCTATGTGACCGAGAAAAAAGGCCGATTGTTTTTGAGTGATGGTGAGGACGCGCTGCTGCTGAATGAGGATATGCGTAAGGCAGAACCAATGCTGCGTCCATCCGTTGTGCCAAGCTTGCTGAACAGCCGCAAGATCAATCAAGATTTGGGTAACAGTGGCGTGAAGTTCTTTGAAACTGCTTCGGTTTGGCATAAGCGGGGTGATGCTATTCAGGAGAAACAAACGCTAACGATGATGGCAGATGCTGTGGACAAGAGCGCGGCATTACGTGAGATGCGCGGCACGATCGAGGAAGCCATTGAAACACTTGGCGGGGTGTCGGCACGCGAAACAATCATGTTCGAACCTTGCGATGGCGGTAAGCGATACGAGGTTGCGGCCACTGTTAAGCTTGGCGACAAGGCGATTGGTGAAGTCGGCGTGTTGAGCGGAAAGATTGCGAAGGATGGTTTTGATTTGCAGACAGATGTTGTTTGCAGCGAAATTGAAGTCGATGCAATGATCGGCCTCTATCCACCGGTTAGGAATGTGGGCAACTTGTCACGCGTACCCGCAATTGAGCGTGACTTGTCTGTCGTAGTTACAGAAAATGTGAGCTGGGCCGCTATCGAAAAAGTTGTTCTGGATTCGAAGCCAGAACTGCTGGAAGACGTGCAGTTTATTGAAGTGTATCGCGGTAAACCGATCGCAAAAGGCAGCAAGAGCGTCAGCTTCAGGATGTTGTTCCGGGATCCTGCAAAGACACTTCGGCATGAACAGGTTGATCCTCAGATGGAACTGATCATGAATAAGCTAGCAAATGAACTTAAAGCTGAAGTTCGCGGCAGCTAA
- a CDS encoding voltage-gated chloride channel family protein — MPQFQLQAFLQNQLTLIRYIIKWIAFVIPLGLLIGSANALFITALEEATLTRYKYPFLLFFLPLAGIFIAALYKYFGQASDKQHAEAGNNLIMDEIHKPGGGVPARMAPLVLVTTVITHLFGGSAGREGTAVQMGGSIAAAVHGLLPHFIRKHLTASDLRTLLIVGVAAGFGGVFGVPFAGAIFAIEVLAIGRLSYEAFFPALLASIASDWTVRAWGVHHTLYPQATAIVDDLSQHVELTNWLFLLKVLIAAACFGLVASLFATLTHTLSRTFSHFIKPTLLRPLIGGLIIIAFTFLLGTRDYLGLGTSSSSPDGISILSAFNSGGATPYSWLWKLLFTAITLSSGFKGGEVTPLFFIGACLGNTLAWLLGAPVEVFAALGLIGVFAGATNTPIACTIMGIELFGARYLPPLALTTITAYLFSGHASIYSSQRLHTPKHTTHIPSNTPIRDLPKHIKPKNKRKPKN; from the coding sequence ATGCCGCAATTCCAACTCCAAGCTTTCTTACAAAATCAACTCACACTCATCCGCTACATCATCAAGTGGATCGCTTTCGTCATCCCCCTCGGCCTGCTCATCGGCTCTGCAAACGCTCTCTTCATTACCGCTCTCGAAGAAGCCACGTTAACCCGGTATAAGTACCCCTTCTTGCTTTTCTTTCTTCCCCTAGCAGGCATCTTTATTGCCGCTCTATACAAATACTTCGGCCAGGCCTCAGATAAACAGCACGCTGAAGCCGGTAACAACCTCATCATGGACGAGATCCACAAGCCAGGTGGCGGCGTCCCCGCGCGCATGGCCCCACTCGTCCTTGTCACCACCGTCATCACTCACCTTTTCGGCGGATCAGCAGGTCGTGAAGGTACCGCCGTCCAAATGGGCGGTTCAATCGCCGCCGCCGTTCATGGCCTGCTCCCACATTTCATCCGTAAACACCTCACCGCATCCGATCTTCGAACACTTCTCATCGTCGGCGTTGCCGCTGGTTTTGGCGGCGTCTTCGGTGTGCCATTCGCCGGAGCCATCTTCGCCATCGAAGTGCTCGCCATCGGCCGCCTCTCCTACGAAGCTTTCTTCCCCGCACTCCTTGCCTCCATTGCCTCCGACTGGACCGTTCGCGCATGGGGCGTACACCATACGCTCTATCCCCAGGCAACCGCGATAGTCGATGATCTCTCACAGCACGTCGAACTCACCAATTGGCTTTTCCTCCTCAAAGTTCTCATCGCCGCCGCATGTTTTGGCCTCGTCGCTTCTCTATTCGCAACACTGACCCACACACTCTCACGAACCTTCTCACACTTCATCAAACCAACCCTGCTTCGCCCGCTCATCGGGGGCCTCATCATCATCGCTTTCACCTTCCTGCTCGGCACACGCGACTACCTCGGCCTCGGCACATCCTCCTCCAGCCCAGACGGCATTTCCATCCTCTCCGCATTCAATTCCGGCGGCGCAACCCCATACAGTTGGCTTTGGAAACTCCTTTTCACCGCCATCACCCTTTCATCTGGTTTCAAAGGCGGTGAAGTCACACCACTCTTCTTCATCGGCGCCTGCCTCGGCAACACACTCGCCTGGCTCCTCGGCGCACCCGTCGAAGTCTTCGCTGCCCTCGGCCTCATCGGCGTTTTCGCAGGCGCAACCAACACACCCATCGCCTGTACCATCATGGGCATCGAACTTTTTGGTGCTCGTTATTTACCACCTCTCGCCCTCACCACCATCACCGCCTACCTCTTCTCCGGCCACGCCTCCATCTACTCCTCGCAGCGCCTTCATACCCCCAAACACACAACCCACATACCTTCCAACACCCCGATTCGCGATCTCCCCAAACACATCAAACCCAAAAACAAACGTAAACCCAAAAATTAA
- a CDS encoding HAD family hydrolase, with protein sequence MLKIDDTIKVIGFDADDTLWGNLHHFMDTTKAACEMLSEYADADTIQAMMDETEWRNVQVFGYGTKSFTLSMIETAIEVSEGEVDAATIGKMIELGKQQIQEPIVLIDGVKDVVRELGKKYRLIVATKGDLTEQEAKLGRSGLAEYFHHVEVMSEKRAEDYERLLKHLDVKADEFMMVGNSMKSDILPVLEIGGWGVHVPFHTTWVHEQVEGEVEHERMFEIESIRALVT encoded by the coding sequence ATGCTGAAGATTGATGACACAATTAAGGTGATCGGATTCGATGCAGACGACACCCTCTGGGGGAACCTGCATCATTTTATGGATACGACCAAAGCTGCGTGCGAGATGTTGAGCGAGTACGCGGATGCGGACACGATACAGGCGATGATGGATGAGACGGAATGGCGGAATGTTCAGGTGTTTGGGTATGGGACAAAAAGTTTTACGTTGTCGATGATCGAGACAGCGATCGAGGTGAGTGAGGGCGAGGTAGATGCGGCGACGATCGGGAAGATGATTGAACTTGGCAAGCAGCAGATTCAAGAGCCTATCGTGTTGATAGACGGGGTAAAGGATGTGGTGCGTGAGCTTGGGAAAAAGTACCGGCTGATCGTGGCAACGAAAGGTGATCTGACGGAACAGGAAGCGAAGCTGGGCAGATCGGGGTTGGCAGAATATTTTCATCATGTTGAGGTGATGAGTGAGAAACGGGCAGAGGATTATGAACGTCTGCTAAAACATCTGGATGTTAAGGCGGACGAGTTTATGATGGTGGGTAATTCGATGAAGTCGGATATCTTGCCGGTGCTTGAGATTGGTGGTTGGGGGGTGCACGTGCCGTTCCATACAACGTGGGTGCATGAACAGGTTGAAGGCGAGGTTGAGCATGAGCGAATGTTTGAGATTGAATCTATTCGAGCATTAGTTACATAA
- a CDS encoding DNA-directed RNA polymerase subunit omega gives MIEALKDDKVINEMGGRFKFTALVQHRIRQLMDGARPLVDRKGRSDFEIAVQEIIEGKITYQLEGAEEPVPGMADPNAVVAQPITNTEVASPSAEELTAGIEAIAEAAQAAEAEDANEPPVAE, from the coding sequence ATGATTGAAGCTCTTAAGGACGACAAAGTCATCAACGAAATGGGTGGCCGCTTCAAATTTACCGCCCTCGTCCAGCACCGTATCCGTCAACTGATGGACGGCGCACGCCCCCTCGTCGATCGTAAAGGCCGTAGTGACTTCGAGATAGCTGTTCAAGAAATCATCGAAGGCAAGATCACTTATCAGCTCGAAGGCGCTGAAGAGCCTGTCCCAGGCATGGCGGATCCAAACGCCGTCGTAGCGCAACCAATTACCAATACTGAAGTTGCATCCCCATCGGCAGAAGAGCTAACAGCCGGTATCGAAGCGATTGCCGAGGCTGCACAAGCTGCCGAAGCCGAGGACGCTAACGAGCCTCCAGTCGCTGAATAA
- a CDS encoding flavoprotein translates to MQSNPSSTSADPTPPSGLRGRRVLVALTGGIACYKTCTLVSRLVQAGAEVKVMMTDAATQFVGPQTLQSLSGHQVMTSLWDTAENPDAEHIGLARWCDLAVVAPASANSIAKLVHGLGDNFVSTVLLAIPTSTPILIAPAMNADMWENPATQRNMKLLAELYSNVRLVGPEEGWQACRAKGYGRMSEPEVIYEKSYHILSQS, encoded by the coding sequence ATGCAATCCAACCCGTCTTCCACCTCGGCCGACCCCACCCCACCCTCCGGCCTTCGTGGAAGGCGGGTTTTAGTTGCGCTCACCGGCGGCATTGCCTGTTACAAAACTTGCACACTTGTTTCACGCTTAGTACAGGCTGGCGCTGAAGTTAAAGTTATGATGACTGATGCTGCCACCCAGTTTGTCGGCCCGCAAACACTGCAATCTCTTTCTGGCCATCAGGTTATGACTTCCCTTTGGGACACTGCCGAAAATCCAGATGCTGAGCATATCGGGCTAGCACGATGGTGCGATCTCGCTGTTGTCGCTCCCGCATCTGCAAATTCGATTGCAAAGCTTGTTCATGGTCTTGGTGACAATTTTGTCAGTACTGTGTTACTTGCGATTCCAACAAGCACGCCGATACTGATCGCACCTGCAATGAATGCGGATATGTGGGAGAACCCGGCCACACAGCGGAACATGAAGTTATTAGCTGAGTTGTATTCTAATGTGCGGTTAGTCGGGCCGGAGGAAGGTTGGCAGGCATGCCGTGCGAAGGGGTATGGGCGAATGAGTGAACCTGAGGTGATTTACGAAAAATCATATCATATTCTCAGTCAGTCATAA
- a CDS encoding autotransporter outer membrane beta-barrel domain-containing protein, with protein MNSRINILILSLLALLSTTANAQLDYSPNTLAAFSPYNTLNNYTRSLNIRLAELRAYRPDSSDLTNFTRFNAYNHNDFMFTKQDAQDQTLGYFEQNTITSLGLDYYITDRIAVGINSAYSYANFDILEGPNHPNTTAHSAILGTYAGFYTDTWYTTTTLSTAYTNFDSHRKIIGPSLNQTAEASHSAYSVASSAAVGYQFYFANWIVAPEFALNYTRIDEDEYSESGAPGNNITAEQRIEDTLTSDLLFRATSEFPINHWSINPMLMFGWRHDFYDTEYLEAKTAAGTDFTIAAPERGEDALLVQIQMTATNNKNFSLTTGFRVEVHEYYQTFGLTSEFRFTF; from the coding sequence ATGAACTCGCGTATCAACATCCTGATACTCTCACTCCTCGCCTTACTCTCCACCACAGCAAACGCGCAGCTAGACTATTCACCTAACACGCTCGCAGCCTTCTCGCCCTATAACACACTCAACAACTACACCCGCTCGCTCAATATTCGACTCGCCGAGTTACGCGCATACCGTCCCGATTCTTCCGACCTCACCAACTTCACCCGCTTCAACGCATACAATCACAACGATTTTATGTTCACCAAGCAAGATGCCCAAGATCAAACCCTAGGGTACTTCGAACAAAACACCATCACCTCACTCGGCCTCGACTACTACATAACCGATCGCATCGCAGTTGGCATCAACTCCGCATACAGCTATGCAAACTTCGATATCTTAGAAGGCCCCAATCACCCCAACACAACAGCACACTCTGCTATCCTCGGCACGTATGCCGGTTTCTATACAGATACCTGGTATACCACGACAACTCTCTCAACCGCCTATACCAATTTTGATAGCCATCGAAAAATCATCGGCCCATCGCTTAACCAAACAGCCGAAGCTTCGCATTCCGCATATTCCGTTGCATCCTCTGCAGCCGTTGGATACCAATTCTATTTCGCAAACTGGATTGTTGCTCCAGAGTTCGCGCTCAACTACACCCGTATCGACGAAGATGAATACTCCGAATCTGGCGCTCCCGGCAACAACATCACCGCTGAACAACGAATAGAAGACACCCTCACTTCAGATCTTCTCTTCCGCGCTACCAGCGAATTCCCCATCAATCACTGGTCAATTAATCCCATGCTTATGTTTGGTTGGCGACACGATTTCTACGATACTGAGTATCTTGAAGCCAAAACTGCTGCCGGCACTGATTTCACGATCGCAGCACCAGAACGCGGCGAGGATGCACTACTCGTTCAAATCCAAATGACAGCCACCAACAACAAAAACTTCTCTCTCACCACCGGCTTTCGTGTTGAAGTTCACGAGTACTATCAAACTTTTGGCCTGACATCTGAATTCCGTTTTACTTTTTGA
- a CDS encoding pyridoxamine 5'-phosphate oxidase family protein, with amino-acid sequence MSLTTTNSIDPALKTKITDFLAAWKTGSLATLTPDGSPQSCNIMYVHDDDLNLYWISGTQSAHSVAIESDPRSAITIYAHVNSALKNHGLQIRGTSRLITDADEYKTVLNLYAKKMAQPLARPIIKQLMKTQPFYAFTPTWIRFCDSRVKFGFKEEHTF; translated from the coding sequence ATGAGCTTAACCACGACCAATTCAATCGATCCCGCACTCAAAACTAAAATCACCGATTTCCTTGCAGCATGGAAAACCGGCTCTCTCGCCACTCTCACTCCAGACGGTTCCCCGCAATCATGTAACATCATGTATGTTCACGACGACGACCTCAATCTCTACTGGATCTCCGGCACGCAATCCGCTCACTCCGTCGCCATTGAAAGTGACCCACGCTCCGCCATCACTATCTACGCTCATGTTAATTCTGCACTCAAAAACCACGGCCTTCAGATCCGAGGAACATCCAGACTCATCACCGACGCAGACGAATACAAAACCGTACTCAATCTCTATGCTAAAAAAATGGCGCAACCACTCGCCCGCCCAATCATCAAGCAACTCATGAAAACTCAGCCATTCTACGCCTTCACGCCTACATGGATCCGCTTCTGCGACTCACGCGTCAAGTTCGGCTTCAAAGAAGAGCACACCTTCTAA
- a CDS encoding LL-diaminopimelate aminotransferase gives MAKINENYLKLKAGYLFPEIGRRVNTFIDNNPDANVIKLGIGDVTEPLPEACRIAMTKAVNDMASRDTFHGYGPEKGYAWLREKIVEFDYAPRNCNIAADEIFVSDGSKCDTGNILDIFSHDNTIAVTDPVYPVYVDTNVMQGNTGNASDTGEYQGLHYLRATEANNFTPEIPDTKLDIIYLCYPNNPTGTVATADYLKQWVDYALAHDSIILFDAAYRDFITDSSIPLSIYEIDGAHKCAIEFRSFSKNAGFTGIRCGFTVIPKQLTVKISSGETVALHKFWSRRQSTKFNGASYIVQRGASAVYTEAGQQQTKTLIRFYLENAQLIRAALTSQGYTVFGGEHAPYVWLKTPHDLTSWDFFDKLLNDTHVVGTPGSGFGLSGEGFFRLSAFNSRENVQTAMDRIAAKLTV, from the coding sequence ATGGCCAAAATTAATGAGAACTATCTCAAACTAAAAGCCGGCTACCTCTTCCCAGAGATCGGCCGACGCGTCAACACCTTCATCGACAACAACCCTGACGCAAACGTCATCAAATTAGGCATCGGCGATGTCACCGAACCGCTACCCGAAGCCTGTCGCATCGCCATGACTAAGGCCGTCAACGACATGGCTTCACGCGACACATTCCACGGCTACGGCCCTGAAAAAGGTTACGCATGGCTACGCGAAAAAATCGTCGAGTTTGATTACGCCCCACGTAACTGTAACATCGCTGCCGACGAGATTTTTGTCTCCGATGGCTCAAAATGCGACACCGGCAACATCCTCGACATCTTTAGCCACGATAACACAATTGCTGTCACCGACCCCGTCTACCCCGTCTACGTCGACACCAACGTCATGCAAGGCAACACCGGCAACGCTTCAGATACCGGTGAGTACCAAGGCCTTCATTACCTCCGCGCCACCGAAGCCAACAACTTCACCCCCGAAATCCCCGACACCAAGCTCGACATCATTTACCTCTGCTACCCAAACAACCCGACAGGCACTGTCGCAACAGCCGACTACCTCAAGCAATGGGTCGATTACGCCCTCGCCCACGACAGTATCATCCTCTTCGACGCCGCCTACCGTGACTTCATCACTGATTCTTCGATCCCACTATCTATTTACGAGATAGATGGAGCACATAAGTGCGCCATCGAGTTCAGATCTTTCTCCAAAAACGCAGGCTTTACCGGCATACGTTGCGGCTTCACCGTCATCCCAAAGCAGCTCACCGTTAAAATCTCCTCAGGTGAAACCGTCGCACTCCACAAATTCTGGTCTCGCCGCCAATCAACCAAATTCAACGGCGCATCCTACATTGTGCAACGCGGAGCATCCGCCGTTTACACCGAAGCCGGCCAACAGCAAACAAAAACGCTCATCCGTTTCTACCTCGAAAATGCGCAACTCATCCGCGCTGCCCTCACTTCACAAGGCTACACCGTCTTTGGCGGTGAGCACGCTCCGTATGTTTGGCTCAAAACTCCTCACGACCTTACCTCTTGGGACTTTTTCGACAAGCTCCTCAACGATACCCACGTTGTTGGTACACCCGGTTCAGGATTCGGCCTCTCAGGCGAAGGTTTCTTTCGCCTTTCAGCCTTCAATTCTCGCGAAAACGTCCAAACTGCCATGGATCGTATTGCCGCAAAACTCACCGTCTAA